The following are from one region of the Flavobacteriaceae bacterium UJ101 genome:
- the nrdA|nrdE gene encoding ribonucleoside-diphosphate reductase (Ribonucleoside-diphosphate reductase holoenzyme provides the precursors necessary for viral DNA synthesis. Allows virus growth in non-dividing cells. Catalyzes the biosynthesis of deoxyribonucleotides from the corresponding ribonucleotides (By similarity); Belongs to the ribonucleoside diphosphate reductase large chain family; Contains 1 DOD-type homing endonuclease domain.; KEGG: kdi:Krodi_1498 ribonucleoside-diphosphate reductase alpha chain), which yields MNTRKYHWVTPETLTMLQRGYLLEGETIQDAVKRITTRAAKRLRKPEMQPEFENLIARGWMSLSSPIWANMGSDRGLPISCFGSYVEDSMSGVTKTLSESIMMTKFGGGTSAYFGHLRERGAAIKNNGKSSGPVSFLKMFDAMIDTVSQGNVRRGAFAGYLDIEHPDVEEFLEIKDIGNPIQNIFYGITVSDKWMQSMIDGDQKKRTTWAKVLRSRQEKGLPYIMFKDNVNNHTTDVYQDKKMTIHNSNLCAEIALPVNEYESFVCCLSSMNLELYDEWKDTNAIELAVWFLDAVMEEFIQKSEGVEYMERTHHFAKRHRALGLGVMGYHAYLQKNSIPFESFEAKQFNSSFFKSLKEQSYQASENLAKEYGEPEVLKGYGRRNTTLMAIAPTTSSSSILGQTSAGIEPYSSNYYKAGLAKGNFIRKNKFLKAVLEEKGLNTDEIWHSIMMKHGSVQHLNELTDHEKNVFKTFREISPKEIIVQASIRQKFIDQSQSLNLNIPPQVPVKEVNALMIEAWQLGIKSLYYQRSVSVAQELVNNFKECVSCAS from the coding sequence ATGAATACACGAAAATACCATTGGGTAACACCAGAAACACTCACTATGCTACAAAGAGGCTATCTTTTAGAAGGTGAAACCATTCAAGATGCTGTAAAAAGAATAACTACACGTGCAGCCAAGCGTCTAAGAAAACCTGAAATGCAACCTGAATTTGAAAACTTAATTGCACGCGGTTGGATGTCCTTATCCTCTCCCATTTGGGCTAATATGGGATCAGATCGTGGTTTACCAATTAGTTGTTTTGGTTCTTATGTAGAAGACTCGATGTCTGGTGTTACCAAAACTTTATCCGAAAGTATCATGATGACTAAATTTGGAGGAGGAACATCAGCCTATTTTGGGCATCTAAGAGAGCGAGGAGCAGCCATTAAAAATAATGGTAAATCATCAGGACCTGTATCTTTTCTCAAAATGTTTGATGCCATGATTGATACTGTGAGTCAAGGAAATGTACGCCGGGGTGCTTTTGCGGGTTATTTGGATATTGAACATCCTGATGTAGAAGAATTTTTAGAGATCAAAGATATTGGAAATCCAATTCAGAATATTTTTTATGGAATTACAGTTTCAGACAAGTGGATGCAAAGTATGATTGACGGGGATCAAAAAAAACGTACAACTTGGGCAAAAGTATTACGCTCTCGTCAAGAAAAAGGATTGCCTTACATCATGTTTAAGGATAATGTAAACAATCATACCACAGATGTATATCAAGATAAAAAGATGACAATACATAATTCGAACTTATGTGCAGAAATTGCATTACCTGTTAATGAATATGAAAGTTTTGTATGTTGTTTATCTTCTATGAATTTAGAATTATATGATGAATGGAAAGATACCAATGCTATTGAATTAGCAGTATGGTTCTTAGATGCTGTTATGGAAGAATTTATTCAAAAATCAGAAGGTGTTGAATACATGGAACGAACACATCATTTTGCGAAAAGACACCGAGCTTTAGGTTTAGGTGTAATGGGCTATCATGCTTACTTACAAAAAAATAGCATCCCTTTTGAAAGTTTTGAGGCTAAACAATTTAATTCTAGTTTCTTTAAATCATTAAAAGAACAAAGTTATCAAGCTTCAGAAAATTTAGCAAAAGAATATGGAGAACCTGAAGTTTTAAAAGGCTATGGAAGACGTAATACTACCTTAATGGCAATTGCTCCTACTACATCTTCTAGCTCTATTTTAGGACAAACATCGGCAGGTATAGAACCTTATAGTAGTAATTATTACAAAGCAGGGTTAGCAAAAGGAAATTTTATTCGAAAAAATAAGTTTTTGAAAGCCGTATTAGAGGAAAAGGGGTTAAATACAGATGAAATTTGGCACTCTATCATGATGAAACATGGTTCTGTACAACATTTAAATGAACTAACAGATCATGAAAAAAATGTTTTTAAAACATTTAGAGAAATAAGCCCTAAAGAAATTATTGTTCAAGCTTCTATTCGTCAGAAATTTATTGATCAATCACAATCCCTTAACTTAAATATACCTCCACAGGTGCCTGTTAAGGAAGTTAATGCTTTAATGATTGAAGCGTGGCAATTAGGTATTAAATCATTGTATTACCAACGATCTGTTTCAGTTGCGCAAGAATTAGTAAACAATTTTAAAGAATGTGTAAGCTGTGCTTCATAA
- the GGCX gene encoding peptidyl-glutamate 4-carboxylase (Mediates the vitamin K-dependent carboxylation of glutamate residues to calcium-binding gamma-carboxyglutamate (Gla) residues with the concomitant conversion of the reduced hydroquinone form of vitamin K to vitamin K epoxide. Belongs to the vitamin K-dependent gamma-carboxylase family.; KEGG: pss:102449866 vitamin K-dependent gamma-carboxylase) encodes MSIQKLFFKQIDISPLIVFRILFGLLMVTECWGAIGTGWVKETFVDPQFTFTFMGFEWTQFLLGKTMYVYFIIMGVFAWGVALGYRYRISSIVLAIMWTLVYFMQKSHYNNHYYFAAIIAIIMCFVPANRYYSLDVKQKRVQESQTCDYWCLWIFAAEITILYTYAAIAKFYPGWINGDFIAVKYGVQASWFESKLGWHTFADLLRNKTLQQFVLWAGILFDLLIAPLLMWKKTRTPALLLTLIFHISNSIILHIGIFPYFALSFALFFYPPETIRSIFFKKKAHVIEKDQESNYKPMVVTIISLVLIIHTLLPLRHHLIQDDVFWTEEGHRMSWRMMLRSKSGHTRFIMEYPNGKRMPINTSEYLTQLQMGAMQTKPDMIWQFAQYVKKKQAEQGIDSIKIFAKGKLNLNRGKYYDFIYDTVDLTQIKWNTFEHETWLRPSPKEFNSWEKVKKKSFK; translated from the coding sequence ATGTCCATACAAAAGCTTTTCTTTAAACAAATCGATATTAGTCCACTTATTGTATTTAGAATTTTATTCGGATTATTAATGGTAACTGAATGTTGGGGTGCTATTGGAACAGGCTGGGTTAAAGAAACTTTTGTAGACCCTCAATTCACTTTTACCTTTATGGGATTTGAATGGACACAATTTCTCCTTGGAAAAACCATGTATGTATATTTTATCATAATGGGAGTCTTTGCTTGGGGTGTTGCATTAGGTTATCGCTACCGTATTTCTTCTATAGTATTGGCTATTATGTGGACTTTAGTCTACTTTATGCAAAAATCACATTATAACAATCATTATTATTTTGCAGCTATTATTGCTATTATCATGTGTTTCGTACCTGCTAATCGTTATTATTCACTTGATGTAAAACAAAAACGAGTTCAAGAATCGCAAACTTGTGACTATTGGTGCTTATGGATTTTTGCTGCAGAAATTACTATACTTTATACTTATGCCGCTATTGCTAAGTTCTATCCAGGGTGGATAAATGGTGATTTTATAGCAGTTAAATATGGCGTACAGGCTTCTTGGTTTGAAAGCAAGTTGGGTTGGCATACTTTTGCCGACCTATTACGAAATAAAACTTTACAACAATTTGTACTTTGGGCAGGTATCCTCTTTGATTTATTAATTGCACCTCTTTTGATGTGGAAGAAAACACGAACTCCTGCTCTATTATTAACACTTATTTTCCATATTTCAAATTCCATTATACTCCATATTGGTATCTTTCCTTATTTCGCTTTAAGTTTTGCACTGTTTTTCTATCCGCCTGAAACGATACGAAGTATTTTCTTCAAAAAGAAAGCACATGTCATAGAAAAAGATCAAGAATCAAACTATAAGCCTATGGTAGTTACCATTATCAGTCTTGTATTAATTATTCACACCCTATTACCTTTACGTCACCACCTTATTCAAGATGATGTTTTTTGGACGGAAGAAGGACACCGTATGTCATGGCGTATGATGTTACGTAGTAAATCAGGTCATACACGTTTTATTATGGAGTATCCTAATGGAAAACGTATGCCTATTAATACCTCAGAATATCTAACACAACTACAAATGGGTGCCATGCAAACCAAACCCGATATGATTTGGCAATTTGCTCAATATGTAAAAAAGAAACAAGCCGAGCAAGGGATTGATTCCATCAAAATATTTGCTAAAGGGAAATTAAACCTAAATCGAGGGAAATATTACGATTTTATCTACGACACCGTTGATTTAACTCAAATAAAATGGAATACTTTCGAACATGAAACTTGGTTACGACCATCACCTAAAGAATTTAATAGTTGGGAGAAAGTGAAGAAAAAATCGTTTAAATAG
- the nfnB|nfsB gene encoding putative NAD(P)H nitroreductase (Belongs to the nitroreductase family.; KEGG: ccm:Ccan_16700 nitroreductase / dihydropteridine reductase; Oxidoreductases) has translation MTLIEKLQKRYATKKFDSTKKVSEDKIQRILEAANLSASSIGIQPYKFVLVRDEEKRKALVEHSFAQNQVVDASHLLVIAIRTDIDEKYLENYVDFMEVERGLPKGALDAYKEMAAGFLKMQDTPEKMNTWTAKQVYLAMGTLLIACAEEGVDSVPMEGFVPPMYDEVLGLKEKNLASVLVLPIGYGAEDDQYKQLKKVRRPLNYMIEEI, from the coding sequence ATGACATTAATAGAAAAATTACAAAAACGTTACGCTACAAAGAAATTTGATTCAACAAAAAAAGTATCTGAAGATAAAATTCAACGTATTTTAGAAGCTGCAAATTTAAGTGCTTCTTCAATAGGTATTCAACCATATAAATTTGTATTGGTTCGTGATGAGGAAAAAAGAAAAGCATTGGTAGAGCATTCTTTTGCCCAAAATCAAGTAGTTGATGCTTCTCATTTATTAGTAATTGCTATTCGCACCGATATTGATGAAAAATACTTAGAAAACTATGTAGATTTTATGGAAGTAGAACGAGGATTACCTAAAGGAGCTTTAGACGCATATAAAGAGATGGCTGCTGGCTTTTTAAAAATGCAAGATACTCCTGAAAAAATGAATACATGGACAGCTAAACAAGTGTACTTAGCAATGGGTACTTTGTTGATTGCATGTGCTGAGGAAGGAGTAGATAGTGTTCCTATGGAAGGATTTGTGCCTCCAATGTACGATGAAGTTTTAGGTTTGAAAGAAAAAAACTTAGCTTCAGTACTTGTTTTACCAATTGGTTACGGAGCTGAAGATGATCAATATAAACAGCTTAAAAAAGTTCGTAGACCATTAAATTATATGATAGAAGAAATTTAA
- the nrdB|nrdF gene encoding ribonucleoside-diphosphate reductase (KEGG: hap:HAPS_1341 ribonucleoside-diphosphate reductase beta chain) produces MKNIFEKRIAYKPFEYPEVMDFINAINQTFWVHSEVDFTGDLQDFKVNFSETEKNAVKNTLIAIAQIEVSVKTFWGNLYQNLPKPEINGLGSTFAECEFRHSEAYSRLLDVLGFQNAFEQALQEPILQQRIAFLNNPNRVSSIQNSERAFALQLVIFSLLVENVSLFSQFATILSFTHFKGLLKNTSNIIAWTSKDEQIHANAGIYLFNQIMKENPDWLDDKMINIIEQTAYESIEQEAKILDWIFEAGELDLITKSQLLNFMKQRVNQSLEEIHLRPIFEIDTNLSNQMNWFEEEVFAQAHDDFFAKRPVDYSKHNQSFSVNDLF; encoded by the coding sequence ATGAAAAATATTTTTGAGAAACGCATTGCGTACAAACCTTTTGAATATCCAGAAGTTATGGACTTCATCAATGCTATTAACCAAACTTTTTGGGTACATTCAGAAGTTGATTTCACAGGTGATTTACAAGATTTTAAAGTAAATTTTAGTGAAACAGAAAAAAATGCAGTAAAAAACACACTAATTGCCATCGCACAAATTGAAGTATCCGTTAAAACTTTTTGGGGCAATTTGTATCAAAATCTTCCAAAACCTGAGATTAATGGTTTGGGAAGTACCTTCGCAGAATGTGAATTTCGACATTCAGAAGCTTACTCACGTCTTTTAGATGTTTTAGGATTTCAAAATGCTTTTGAACAAGCCTTACAGGAACCAATTTTACAACAACGTATTGCTTTTTTAAATAATCCAAATCGGGTTTCTAGTATTCAAAACTCAGAACGAGCTTTTGCTTTACAATTGGTTATTTTCTCTCTTCTTGTTGAAAATGTCTCTCTATTTAGTCAATTTGCTACGATTCTATCCTTTACACATTTTAAAGGCCTCCTAAAAAACACCAGTAATATTATTGCGTGGACCAGTAAAGACGAACAAATTCATGCCAATGCAGGAATTTATCTATTTAACCAAATCATGAAAGAAAATCCTGATTGGCTAGATGACAAAATGATCAATATTATTGAACAAACAGCTTATGAATCGATCGAACAGGAAGCTAAAATTTTAGATTGGATATTTGAAGCAGGAGAGTTAGATTTAATTACAAAATCACAGTTATTAAACTTTATGAAACAGCGTGTGAATCAAAGTTTAGAAGAAATTCACCTCAGACCTATCTTTGAAATTGACACAAATTTAAGTAATCAAATGAACTGGTTTGAAGAAGAAGTTTTTGCACAAGCACATGATGATTTTTTTGCAAAACGCCCTGTTGATTACTCCAAACATAATCAATCATTTTCAGTTAACGACCTATTTTAA
- a CDS encoding HTH-type transcriptional regulator XapR (Positive regulator required for the expression of xapA and xapB. Binds to the inducer xanthosine. Contains 1 HTH lysR-type DNA-binding domain.), with amino-acid sequence MDVRLLRFFISVYEQKNLTRAAKECFVSQPNISNGIKQLEEELGKELFIRHKRGVELKPEAHYLYPRAKRLVSEVNSLSNTFKEKEFTNKITIGITESLPQEYKQQFFRKVSSLVDSLEWDVKGIHRDCELNLLIREWKFEEELFLPLWKENYVLCVPNEHHLIKKDEITLEDLKNETFIHCPTCEAHQQLLSILNYDTSEMVTIAHCSTKTETLSFLMAGLGITFLPEHFVDGWYGFEIKPFVGPQYFREVGLSYSAKSLRNVAVAQVVEYFSKNKLKANSFNEFGKYYKDLNS; translated from the coding sequence ATGGATGTTAGATTATTGAGATTTTTTATTTCAGTATATGAACAAAAGAATTTGACTAGAGCTGCAAAAGAATGTTTTGTATCTCAACCCAATATTTCAAATGGAATTAAGCAATTAGAAGAAGAACTGGGGAAAGAACTTTTTATTAGACATAAAAGGGGGGTAGAATTAAAGCCTGAAGCACATTATTTATATCCTAGAGCTAAACGTTTAGTGAGTGAAGTAAATTCGTTATCGAATACATTTAAAGAAAAGGAGTTTACTAATAAAATTACTATTGGTATAACAGAAAGTTTACCACAAGAATATAAACAACAGTTTTTTAGAAAAGTATCAAGTTTGGTTGATTCCTTAGAATGGGATGTTAAAGGTATTCATCGTGATTGTGAACTTAATTTATTGATCAGAGAGTGGAAATTTGAAGAAGAGCTATTTTTACCACTATGGAAAGAAAATTATGTTTTATGTGTACCTAATGAACATCATTTGATAAAAAAGGACGAAATTACATTAGAAGATTTGAAAAATGAAACATTTATACACTGTCCAACATGTGAAGCACATCAACAATTATTATCTATTTTGAATTATGATACTAGCGAAATGGTAACCATTGCTCATTGTTCAACAAAAACAGAAACCTTAAGTTTTTTAATGGCAGGGTTAGGTATTACTTTTTTACCTGAACATTTTGTTGATGGATGGTATGGGTTTGAAATTAAACCTTTTGTTGGTCCTCAATATTTCAGAGAAGTTGGATTATCATATTCAGCAAAAAGTTTAAGAAACGTAGCAGTAGCACAAGTAGTTGAATATTTTTCTAAAAATAAACTTAAAGCCAATTCATTTAACGAGTTTGGAAAGTATTATAAAGATTTAAATTCATAA
- a CDS encoding glutathione-regulated potassium-efflux system ancillary protein KefG (Regulatory subunit of a potassium efflux system that confers protection against electrophiles. Required for full activity of KefB; Belongs to the NAD(P)H dehydrogenase (quinone) family. KefG subfamily.) gives MKILVLQAHPNMSKSILNKRFSKELEGKNNIKVRNLYALYPNWEIDAEKEQKELLEADRVVFQFPFYWYNMTPLLKKYFDDIFLYGFAYGVEGDKLKGKEFVIATTAGGPDHAYQPGEYNNFSMGEFLRPMQQTAKLAGMEFRKAFIVNDAVRIGQENDPEKLTELATHFIQHITDPYLDPIAKLKKLNDEIKEKGGIN, from the coding sequence ATGAAAATTTTAGTTTTACAAGCTCATCCCAACATGAGCAAATCAATTTTAAATAAACGCTTTTCAAAAGAATTAGAAGGAAAAAATAATATTAAAGTGCGTAATCTTTACGCTTTATATCCTAATTGGGAAATAGATGCTGAAAAAGAACAGAAAGAGCTATTAGAAGCTGATCGTGTTGTTTTTCAGTTTCCTTTTTATTGGTATAACATGACTCCTTTATTAAAAAAATATTTTGACGATATATTTTTATATGGTTTTGCATATGGAGTTGAGGGGGATAAACTTAAAGGGAAAGAATTTGTTATAGCAACTACAGCAGGTGGTCCTGATCATGCTTATCAACCAGGAGAGTATAATAATTTTTCAATGGGAGAATTCTTACGACCAATGCAACAAACAGCAAAACTTGCTGGTATGGAATTTAGAAAAGCATTTATTGTGAATGATGCGGTTCGAATTGGACAAGAAAATGATCCTGAAAAATTAACCGAATTAGCAACCCATTTTATTCAACATATAACCGATCCATATTTAGATCCAATAGCTAAGTTGAAAAAATTAAATGATGAAATAAAGGAAAAAGGAGGAATTAATTAA